Proteins from one Ktedonobacterales bacterium genomic window:
- a CDS encoding YceI family protein yields MQRRYRWLIGGGLALVLIVAAFVGFEWYAVNYAKTITQSQAHTAEGTATPCGTPVPTAGLRTFQIAPDQTTVSYSVHENLIIENKPDNVAVGTTHSAQGSFQIRTGADPLVASMNVTVDLRTLQTDSQRRDNFVKQNYLETGAYPTATFVSTCATNLPANYTDGQEAHFQITGNLTLHGKTNKEVFDVQGKLVGDTTTGTATSTIYMTDFGIEPPNLANLAIAQNKVVLTIAYTAREG; encoded by the coding sequence ATGCAGAGACGTTACCGCTGGTTGATCGGCGGCGGTCTGGCCCTGGTTCTCATCGTTGCGGCTTTCGTTGGGTTCGAGTGGTATGCGGTGAATTACGCCAAAACCATCACGCAATCCCAGGCCCACACAGCAGAAGGGACGGCTACCCCTTGCGGTACGCCCGTCCCTACGGCTGGGTTGCGTACCTTTCAGATCGCACCCGATCAGACAACGGTTTCTTACAGCGTCCATGAAAACCTGATTATAGAGAATAAACCGGATAATGTGGCCGTTGGCACAACCCATTCTGCGCAGGGCAGTTTCCAGATACGCACTGGCGCTGACCCCCTGGTCGCCTCGATGAACGTCACCGTTGATTTGCGCACTTTGCAGACCGATTCGCAGCGACGCGATAACTTTGTAAAGCAAAACTACCTGGAGACTGGCGCCTATCCGACGGCCACGTTTGTTTCGACCTGCGCAACAAATCTGCCCGCGAACTACACCGACGGGCAAGAGGCGCATTTTCAGATTACCGGCAACCTGACGCTGCATGGCAAGACCAATAAGGAAGTCTTTGATGTGCAGGGCAAGCTGGTGGGAGACACGACCACCGGAACGGCAACCAGCACGATCTATATGACGGACTTTGGCATCGAGCCGCCCAATCTCGCCAATCTCGCCATTGCCCAGAATAAGGTGGTCCTCACTATCGCCTATACCGCCAGAGAGGGGTGA
- a CDS encoding glycoside hydrolase family 2 protein, translating to MKQLVLSANWLLKQRNPACALTEDFSTPDGWIAASVPGTVHQDLLAAGRIPDPFIGLHERDVQWVGEADWLYRCAFDLEPAFLEAEQLDLCFDGLDTFATAWLNGQQALSSDNMFIPRRVPAASLLRPGRNELWLLFESALRRGRQRQAEYSVLTAWNGDFSRLYVRKAQYHFSWDWGPCLLTAGPWQPIRLEAYTQRIADVHCPADVAPDLGSAALPVSVTLAAGNRPLDAASGLVVHLELFSPAHELIDAATLPVTGDQIGHRFEVASPRLWWPRGAGAGEQPLYRLAATFRQDGNELDRRELRLGLRRLRLLQEPLADEPGTTFLFEVNNMPIFCGGANWIPADSFLPRVSPDRYRALLQAAADANMNMLRVWGGGIYENDLFYDLCDELGLLVWQDFLFACGLYPAHDWFQASIRAEAEAAVRRLRHHPSLALWCGNNEDYQVAESVGAYDLAFEGDFSQTRFPAREIYERLLPSVCAALDPTRPYWPGSPYGGTNTRDQTKGDRHTWDVWHGQMADYHEYPRFHGRFVSEFGMQALPSLETIAACTPPAERYPQSRTLEYHNKATDGPRRLVAYLNDTVRIPADLEEYIYASQLLQAEALATAYRGWRRRWGGPGRCATAGALVWQLNDCWPVTSWAIVDSTLHLKPAWYAIKRELAPLVGGLARAVGTGARATNGSERTGQQQRPATERSEGECGNPVPARAAPRRGRQAPVTVGGVEVWAVNGLQTALEAELALRLWQLDGQQMKEERRQVTLPPNQATELGRFADDAESLLVASAQLLVQGTVMARAALWPEPFKYLTLPDPELEVTRLDDATLRVRAMRPAKGVWLWNGAEARWSDNMLDLLPGDEQTITTRLLGTSEVQVRWLR from the coding sequence GTGAAACAGCTTGTGCTTTCGGCGAACTGGCTCTTGAAGCAGCGCAATCCCGCCTGCGCTCTTACTGAGGATTTTTCCACGCCCGATGGCTGGATAGCTGCCAGCGTGCCAGGTACGGTCCACCAGGATTTGCTGGCTGCCGGGCGCATCCCTGACCCGTTCATCGGCCTGCATGAGCGCGATGTGCAGTGGGTTGGCGAGGCCGACTGGCTCTATCGCTGCGCCTTCGATCTGGAACCGGCATTTCTGGAGGCAGAGCAGCTTGACCTCTGTTTCGATGGGCTGGATACGTTTGCTACTGCCTGGCTGAACGGGCAGCAGGCGCTGAGCAGCGACAACATGTTCATCCCCCGGCGCGTTCCGGCGGCTTCGCTGCTGCGGCCTGGGCGAAATGAACTCTGGCTGCTCTTCGAGTCGGCCCTGCGGCGGGGCCGACAGCGCCAGGCCGAATACAGCGTGCTAACGGCCTGGAATGGCGATTTCAGCCGCCTGTACGTGCGCAAGGCGCAGTATCACTTCAGCTGGGATTGGGGGCCATGTCTGCTTACCGCCGGTCCCTGGCAGCCTATTCGCCTGGAAGCCTACACTCAGCGCATCGCGGATGTTCACTGCCCGGCTGATGTTGCGCCAGACCTTGGCAGCGCCGCGCTCCCGGTTAGCGTCACGCTTGCGGCGGGAAATCGCCCGCTCGACGCCGCCTCTGGCCTGGTGGTGCATCTGGAACTATTTAGCCCGGCACATGAACTGATTGATGCAGCGACGCTGCCAGTGACAGGCGATCAGATAGGGCATCGCTTCGAGGTAGCGTCGCCGCGTCTCTGGTGGCCGCGAGGCGCGGGCGCTGGGGAACAGCCGCTCTATCGGCTGGCTGCGACGTTCCGGCAGGATGGGAACGAGCTTGATCGGCGCGAACTTCGCCTGGGCCTGCGCCGCTTGCGGCTGCTGCAAGAGCCGTTGGCGGATGAGCCAGGCACAACCTTTCTGTTCGAGGTCAACAATATGCCCATCTTCTGTGGTGGCGCAAACTGGATTCCCGCCGATTCTTTTCTACCGCGCGTTTCGCCTGACCGCTACCGGGCGCTGCTGCAAGCTGCTGCTGATGCGAATATGAACATGCTGCGCGTTTGGGGCGGGGGCATCTATGAAAACGACCTCTTTTACGATTTGTGCGACGAACTAGGCTTGCTGGTCTGGCAGGATTTTCTGTTTGCCTGCGGGCTGTATCCGGCGCACGACTGGTTCCAGGCCAGCATCAGAGCCGAGGCCGAAGCGGCAGTGCGCCGTCTGCGTCATCATCCCTCGCTCGCGCTCTGGTGCGGGAACAACGAGGACTATCAGGTCGCGGAGTCGGTTGGCGCGTATGATCTGGCCTTTGAGGGCGACTTCAGCCAGACCCGTTTCCCGGCGCGAGAAATCTATGAGCGGCTGCTGCCATCTGTCTGCGCCGCGCTCGATCCGACGCGCCCTTACTGGCCGGGTAGCCCATATGGCGGGACCAACACGCGCGATCAGACCAAAGGTGATCGCCACACCTGGGATGTCTGGCATGGGCAGATGGCCGATTACCACGAGTACCCCCGTTTTCACGGGCGCTTTGTCAGCGAGTTTGGCATGCAAGCCCTGCCATCGCTGGAGACGATTGCCGCCTGCACGCCGCCAGCCGAACGCTATCCGCAAAGCCGGACGTTGGAGTATCACAACAAGGCGACAGACGGCCCCCGGCGGCTTGTCGCGTATCTGAATGATACGGTGCGCATCCCTGCTGACCTGGAAGAGTATATCTATGCCTCGCAGTTGCTCCAGGCCGAGGCGCTGGCGACGGCCTATCGCGGCTGGCGGCGGCGTTGGGGTGGTCCTGGGCGCTGCGCAACGGCGGGCGCGCTGGTCTGGCAGTTGAATGATTGCTGGCCGGTAACAAGCTGGGCGATTGTGGACTCGACTCTGCATCTCAAGCCCGCCTGGTATGCCATCAAGCGCGAACTGGCTCCCCTGGTGGGTGGGCTGGCGCGAGCCGTAGGCACGGGCGCGCGAGCGACCAACGGGAGCGAGAGGACGGGGCAACAGCAGCGGCCCGCGACCGAGCGCAGCGAGGGAGAATGCGGGAACCCAGTTCCCGCAAGGGCCGCTCCCCGCAGGGGGAGGCAAGCGCCCGTCACCGTAGGCGGTGTGGAAGTGTGGGCCGTCAATGGCCTGCAAACTGCATTGGAAGCTGAACTGGCGCTGCGCCTGTGGCAGTTGGATGGGCAGCAGATGAAAGAAGAGCGCCGCCAGGTCACGCTGCCACCCAACCAGGCGACAGAGCTAGGACGCTTCGCTGATGATGCTGAGAGCCTGCTGGTTGCCAGCGCGCAACTGCTGGTACAGGGAACGGTTATGGCGCGCGCGGCCCTCTGGCCGGAGCCATTCAAGTATCTGACACTGCCCGACCCCGAACTGGAGGTGACGCGCCTGGATGATGCCACCCTGCGCGTGCGGGCAATGCGCCCGGCCAAGGGGGTCTGGCTCTGGAATGGGGCAGAGGCTCGCTGGAGCGATAACATGCTCGATCTGCTGCCCGGCGATGAGCAAACTATCACCACGCGGCTGCTCGGAACGTCTGAGGTTCAGGTGCGCTGGCTGCGCTGA
- a CDS encoding SpoIIE family protein phosphatase produces MAKRLNTFRQKRLEGEKQALQQVPPLAELLAEAAAQNGLSLQLTHAPAPALIGQRDPSPTVEIAPNDPIVAYFLSAPGVVEIDKLHLDSPTLRALKAAKVKLAIPLISQGELIGVLNLGQRLSEQDYSAYDRKLLSDLATQAAPAVRVAQLVREQQAAIQERERIEQELQVARLIQQTLLPRELPELPGWQVAAYYQPARAVGGDFYDFFYFEDGRLGVVIGDVTDKGIPAALVMATTRSILRSAAQRLVSPGRALEHANDLLCPDIPARMFVTCLYAILDPATGLLQYANAGHDLPYRRRGGEVSELRATGMPLGLMPGMGYEEKVTFLEPGDSVLLYSDGLAEAHNPQREMFGFPRLMALLSQINDNKVIDSLLSELASFTGPDWEQEDDVTLVTLRRAPQPAPNIIDDEVTLVQPPEHSASSVPVPAPEGHAGQNAPNSWRSLAELAVPSAPGNERQAMEQVAEAVQPLGLEARQLEQLKTAVAEATMNAMEHGNRYQPDVPVLIRVLASETTLSVRITDQGGGETLPEAETPDLEAKLAELQSPRGWGLFLIKNLVDDMRVTSDATSHTIELILGLEGATHVE; encoded by the coding sequence ATGGCTAAACGACTCAACACCTTCCGCCAGAAGCGGCTAGAGGGCGAGAAGCAAGCATTGCAGCAGGTTCCGCCTCTCGCTGAGCTGCTGGCCGAGGCGGCTGCGCAGAATGGACTCAGCCTTCAGCTAACCCACGCGCCAGCGCCCGCCCTTATCGGCCAGAGAGACCCATCGCCCACTGTGGAGATTGCTCCTAATGATCCTATTGTCGCCTATTTCCTGAGTGCTCCTGGCGTGGTCGAGATTGATAAACTACACCTGGATTCTCCAACCCTGCGCGCGTTGAAAGCGGCAAAGGTCAAGCTGGCTATCCCGCTCATCAGCCAGGGCGAGTTGATTGGCGTGTTGAATCTGGGGCAGCGCCTGAGCGAGCAAGATTATTCGGCGTATGATCGCAAGCTGCTGAGCGATCTGGCGACGCAGGCCGCGCCTGCCGTTCGGGTGGCCCAACTGGTGCGCGAGCAGCAAGCCGCCATTCAGGAACGCGAACGCATCGAGCAGGAATTGCAGGTGGCCCGGCTGATCCAGCAGACGCTGCTGCCCAGGGAACTGCCGGAACTTCCTGGCTGGCAGGTGGCCGCCTATTATCAGCCAGCGCGCGCCGTTGGCGGGGACTTTTACGACTTCTTCTATTTCGAGGACGGGCGGCTGGGCGTAGTCATTGGCGATGTGACCGATAAAGGCATCCCGGCGGCGCTGGTGATGGCAACGACACGCAGCATCCTGCGTTCTGCGGCGCAGCGCCTGGTTTCGCCCGGCAGAGCGTTGGAACACGCCAACGACCTGCTCTGCCCCGATATTCCGGCCAGGATGTTTGTCACCTGCCTCTATGCCATTCTTGATCCGGCTACCGGATTGTTGCAATACGCGAACGCCGGCCACGACCTGCCCTATCGGCGGCGAGGCGGGGAGGTTTCCGAACTGCGCGCCACCGGCATGCCGCTTGGTCTGATGCCAGGCATGGGCTATGAGGAGAAAGTGACCTTTCTGGAGCCAGGTGACAGCGTTCTCTTATACAGCGACGGACTGGCGGAGGCGCATAATCCGCAGCGCGAGATGTTCGGCTTCCCACGCTTGATGGCGTTGCTGAGTCAGATCAACGACAACAAGGTGATTGATTCCCTGCTGAGCGAACTGGCATCCTTCACCGGCCCCGATTGGGAGCAAGAGGATGACGTGACGCTGGTGACGTTGCGCCGCGCCCCGCAGCCTGCGCCGAATATCATAGACGATGAGGTCACGCTGGTCCAGCCCCCTGAACACAGCGCGTCGAGCGTTCCGGTTCCTGCCCCTGAAGGCCATGCCGGGCAAAACGCCCCCAATTCCTGGCGTAGTCTGGCTGAACTGGCCGTTCCCAGCGCACCCGGCAACGAGCGCCAGGCAATGGAGCAGGTGGCCGAAGCGGTTCAGCCGCTGGGCCTGGAGGCCCGGCAGTTGGAGCAGCTAAAAACGGCGGTGGCCGAGGCGACGATGAATGCGATGGAGCATGGCAACCGCTATCAACCCGACGTACCAGTGCTCATTCGGGTGCTGGCTTCCGAGACGACGCTCTCGGTGCGCATTACCGATCAGGGCGGCGGGGAGACGCTCCCCGAAGCTGAGACGCCCGATCTGGAAGCCAAACTGGCCGAACTGCAATCGCCGCGCGGTTGGGGCTTGTTCCTGATTAAGAATCTGGTGGACGATATGCGCGTGACCAGCGACGCAACCAGCCACACCATCGAACTGATACTGGGCCTGGAAGGAGCAACCCATGTTGAATGA
- a CDS encoding STAS domain-containing protein, producing MLNDTLEASVRRAPGVAIIDLHGEIDSFGEDVLNAAYGEAESQASDAILLNFSDVRYINSTGIALIVGLLARARKSHRRLLACGLSDHYIEIFEITRLVDFMSVFPDEASALTDTSGSPKA from the coding sequence ATGTTGAATGATACCCTTGAAGCCAGTGTTCGGCGTGCGCCTGGCGTAGCGATCATTGATCTGCATGGTGAAATAGACTCCTTTGGAGAGGATGTCCTCAACGCCGCTTATGGCGAGGCGGAAAGCCAGGCGTCCGATGCCATCCTGCTCAACTTCAGCGATGTGCGCTATATCAACAGCACCGGCATCGCCCTGATCGTTGGTCTGCTCGCGCGAGCGCGCAAATCGCACCGCCGTCTGCTGGCCTGTGGCCTGAGCGATCACTATATCGAGATTTTCGAGATTACCCGCTTGGTTGATTTTATGAGTGTGTTCCCTGATGAAGCCAGCGCGTTGACCGATACGTCAGGCTCACCCAAAGCGTAA
- a CDS encoding STAS domain-containing protein, translating into MPPAKVTLSVRQVSARASIIDIQGEVTAFAEHALMEAYTQANGPSTRVFILNFASLEYMNSSGIGLLVTLLIRINRQKQRLFAFGLSDHYRHIFELTRLSDAIKMYDSEAEALDAAHTP; encoded by the coding sequence ATGCCACCAGCGAAAGTGACCTTGAGCGTGCGCCAGGTGAGCGCCCGCGCCAGTATTATTGACATCCAGGGGGAGGTTACGGCCTTTGCCGAACATGCCCTCATGGAGGCGTATACCCAGGCCAACGGGCCAAGCACGCGCGTCTTTATCTTGAACTTCGCCAGCCTGGAGTACATGAACAGCAGCGGCATTGGCCTGCTGGTCACGCTGCTGATTCGCATCAACCGGCAGAAGCAGCGCCTCTTTGCCTTTGGCCTGAGCGATCATTACCGGCATATTTTTGAGCTAACTCGCTTGAGCGATGCTATCAAGATGTACGACAGCGAAGCCGAGGCGCTGGACGCCGCTCATACTCCCTGA